The DNA segment CCGTCGTCGGCAAAGCCACCATGTGGCTGATTTTGGCCACCACCATCATCAGTGCCGGCAATGCGATTGTGCGAAAAGTATTTAACACCAGCTCCAATAGCTTGCTCGAAATCCAATGGTATTTATTTGCTGCCGTGTTCTTGCTAGGCGCAGGTTATGGGTTTTTGAAAAATTCACACGTTCGCATCGACTTCATCTCCTC comes from the Candidatus Cloacimonadota bacterium genome and includes:
- a CDS encoding TRAP transporter small permease subunit — translated: MNGFLKFSRGVDGLNTVVGKATMWLILATTIISAGNAIVRKVFNTSSNSLLEIQWYLFAAVFLLGAGYGFLKNSHVRIDFISS